AGGTACACAAGCGTTGTATAAATTATATGAACGGGAGTCTATGTAAGTAACGTACACAAAATTGTGTGCGTTTTTTATATGTTGAATCAGAAGGGCTCTCTCCCCTTGGATGATGTATGGATTTCGTCACAACAGGAAAACTAATTTTTAGATTGATTGTATAAAAAAGATAGCACCCTTTACCAGGGTGCTAATAATATTTTATTCTGTTGGGCTACCATGTTCATATGGTTTTATAACACCGTGTATTGTTTTAATCACCGGTAATTCAATGCCAATTTTTTTAGCTAAACGCAATGCTCCCCCATGAAGGTGATCGACTTCAATCGTTAAACCTTTTCGCTTATCTTGGTGCATAGAAGAAGTGCCATCATTCGGGAATTGAAATAAAAGGTTTACGGCATTTTCAACATGATCCTCAGTAATGAGTGCATCATATCCATTGGCAAGCCGCTTCATCTCAAGCAATGTATCTTTAGCGACTTGTAATGTTTGGTCATTGTCACGTATCGGTCCAATAGGTAAATTCGTAGCTGTTGTAATACCGGAAAAGGCAGTAATAAACATATATTTGTTCCATAATGAGGTTAATATATTTTCATGTAGTTCATTTTCCATATTCGCTTTGTTCGTTATTTCATGAAATTGCTCACAAAGTTGTTCTTGGGAACTATGTAATGGTCCGAATACGAAACGGTGTTGCTCACTCGTGTGAACAACGTGGCCTTTTTTGTCCAATGTTGCAATGATGAAGGCGAGACCACCAATTACGTTCTCTTCCCCTAACTCTGTTTGAAGAGTATCGATATGCTCAATTCCGTTTAATAAAGGAATTACCTTTGCTCCTTTTTGGACAAGTGTTTTTAATTGAGGTAACGTCCCATCTAAGTGATATCCTTTAACCGCTAACAAAACGATATCTGCAGAATCGATATCTTGAACATCTGTTGTGTAGGAAACGTTTGGTAATGGGTAATCCCCTTTTATACTTTTTATTGCTAGACCATGTTCACGTAGTTCAGTGGCTCGTCGTTCACGTACAAGGAATGTTACATTCTCTCCTACTTCTTGGAGTCTCCCGCCAAAATAAACACCTAAAGCTCCTGCCCCAATGATTACAATATTCAAATGATCCACCTCCACTTTTTTATATCATATCATGAAAACGCTAACTTTTGGAATGAACTAGCTTAAGAAGGAGGTATGCACAATGAAAAATAGGATACCGATTGAAGGTTATATTGATGCCCGATTTAAAAAAGTGAAAGAAGCATTCATTGATAATTTTATTGAGTATGATGAAGTGGGGGCAGCTTGTACAATTTACTACCGGGGTCAAAAAGTAGTGGACCTTTGGGGAGGATTTAAGAATGACGAAACAAAGGAGGAGTGGGATAAAGATACATTACTTCTTGTTTTCTCGGCGACAAAGGGGTTTGCGGCATTAACGTTGGCAGTAGCACATTCCAGAGGCTATATTGATTTTGACGAACGAGTGTCTACCTATTGGCCTGAATTTGGACAAAACGGGAAAGAAGATATTACTGTAAGGCAACTGTTAGATCATCAGGCTGGTTTATGTACATTAGAAAGATTGCCAATTAGAAGTCCTCTTGATTTAGATACAATCGAAATCAATGAACATTTGGCGAAAAAAACTCCCGAATGGCAGCCAGGTGATTATTCTGGTTATCACTGCTGGACTTTGGGATGGTACATTGGTGAGTTAATACGAAGAGTTGATCCAAAAAAGCGGAAACTAGGA
Above is a window of Salirhabdus salicampi DNA encoding:
- a CDS encoding ketopantoate reductase family protein, whose protein sequence is MDHLNIVIIGAGALGVYFGGRLQEVGENVTFLVRERRATELREHGLAIKSIKGDYPLPNVSYTTDVQDIDSADIVLLAVKGYHLDGTLPQLKTLVQKGAKVIPLLNGIEHIDTLQTELGEENVIGGLAFIIATLDKKGHVVHTSEQHRFVFGPLHSSQEQLCEQFHEITNKANMENELHENILTSLWNKYMFITAFSGITTATNLPIGPIRDNDQTLQVAKDTLLEMKRLANGYDALITEDHVENAVNLLFQFPNDGTSSMHQDKRKGLTIEVDHLHGGALRLAKKIGIELPVIKTIHGVIKPYEHGSPTE